Below is a window of Plasmodium reichenowi strain SY57 chromosome Unknown, whole genome shotgun sequence DNA.
aagaacaaattAGGATAAGgtaaaaatttttttttttttacgtTTTTATGTTTTCAGTAAAATACAATATAGAGTAATAtcacatttttattattattttatgtttttttttttattaaataatgttttaattatacattaaaaataaaaatagtgtgtgaacaaaataatgatgaacTTGTTTGttaaatatgtttaatttttttattaaatttttaaagaatacttttacaaattatatgaaataaaagagcaatatttaaaatgccattaaagttatatatatatatatatatatataatatatatatatatatttatttgttgtCTTCATTATTACTTTGAGGCacatttttgttttaaaaaaaatgtacgTGCAGCAGAAAATATACTAAAGATTTTAGAACATTTTACTTTTGTTTGTgtaatatatgaaaaaatatatatataatattatatataaagtattattttttactcataaattataaaaaatagttcataatattgttaaaattaaacaatattatgttatttataatgttttttatattattcaaaaataataaaatatttttttttaaaattaaatttggatgcaataataaaaaaaatatatatatatgaattaatatatatatatatatatatatatatatatatatatatgttgataatttaaaaaaaaaatttattaaatattaatgaaaaatataattttagaaaaaataaaaataaaataaataagaacTAAAAAAAGGACATAAAGGAAATTTAATCTTcctattatttattataatataaaattaacaaGGTGTGAAACATATATtggatgaaaaaaaaaaaataaaataaaaaataaaattaaaataatgttattcatcatatatcttgcttatattttaagtataaattttaccaatgttgtaaatatttttagaactatatttatcttatatagataattataaaaaaaaaaatatatttattttagcattatgatttattataagCTTTACATGcaattatgaaaaatatttatatgatgtacatgatgaaaaataaataattcttaAAGAGGTTGTTGAATTAGGTTCagatttatattttttaaaaataatttttttttaataattaaaagtaattaattattattcaaaatatatatattttgtttttttgacaataaaatatcatatatatatatatatatatatataattattatatttttcattaatattattttataaaaaaattgtatttctttaattttttttatatctttttcatattataagGAACATTTAATGcaacatataaatataaaatacatacatatatatattgaatatttttattttttttttatatcgaaattttatttaatatgaatataaaaaaaaaaaaaaaaaaaaatatatatatatatatatataatgatgaattctaaaatatataggaaagtaatatttatattttaattgtTTTCAAAGTCTTTTGCGTTTTACtaataagaaatattatttttgtatagattactaaaatattaatgcgtattatatatataaacaattaatcatttatattttattattttaaagaagaaaccaaaataaaaatttaatattatcatatataccaaatatttttgtatataatttttataatactGTAAAAATAAGTATGTTGTGTACGATTGTTTGTCTTAATTAAGTAATTTATATTGtagtaatattattaaatgtatGTGGAATTCgtctatatataatattatacatttttataattaaataatatttacctttatttaaattttttttttaatttatagtttattttatattaaaaatttaaatatatatatatatatatatatatatatttaagtttatatatatttttataatggTTGAGAATGAAAGTTTTTATGAAGAAAGTAAATTATGCAATTATATAGATGGTGGACCAAAGCATgattcattttataataagGACGGTTTGTTATTAAGAAATTATTCTTGGATAGTTAAGAATGCTATAggtattattatattagtTCATGGTTTATATTCTCACGCAAGACTCGGATTTTTAAGgcataatataaatattataagcAACCATGAAGCTGTGTTAAATGATAgtgataattattatatatataaggaTAGCTGGATAGAagaatttaataaaaatggtTATTCTGTATATGGCCTAGATATGCAAGGTCATGGAGAATCTGATGGTTATAATGATTTGAAACATCATGTAAACAATTTTGATGATTTTgtatatgatttattacAATATGTAATGTTAATTAATAGTTCATTATCCATCGAGGATGAAGAAGTTAATACGAATATAGAAGATGATGAacaaaatgtaaatattacGATACCTcctatatatttaattgGATTTTCTATGGGTGGGAATATAGTTTTACGTGCTTTAGAAATATTAGGTAAATCAAAAGAACTGCAAAAACGATTGAATATAAAAGGATGTATATCATTGTCACCAATGATTTCAGTTAATGCACTTGGATCAATAGATTCACGTcaatttaattatttttttaaaccattaataaaaatggtCTCATGTTTATTTACGTTATGGAGATTACCCTTcatgaataaaataaggTTTCCAAATAATTCCTATGTTAATGATATACATTTTCTTGATAAAGTTCGTTTTGATAAAGGTATGACATTTAAACTTGCCTATGAGTTATTAAGAGGAATGCAGAATTTAAGTgacaatataaatgatatacCTGAAGATATATctgtatatattattcattcaTTAAAAGATTGCGTGTGTTATTATGGTGACACAGTCTCTTTTTTTGATAGACtctataataataataaagaattacTTAGTATAGATAACGTGGATCATGTGATTGTTATGGAACCTGGAAATGAGGaagttttaaaaaaaataatttcttGGCTTTCAGAAGTTCAAGAAAGAGAAAATTTAATACAcattaattaattatttattaatatgttttattattatttaattttttttttttttttaattattatatatattatataatttactttatattaaatgtatcttttttttaatagcagttcattattaatatatatttatatatatggtaattaattacaaaatatatatatatatatatatatatatattcatattattaagaaTATGAAAACCATTGATTtgaattataaaaatattttttatatattgtttttaaatatattaatacattttatattattaaaattttaataatagcaataaattaattttatttattttaattataaagaaataataaatgtatataataaaaatgagTGAAATTGTTGggtatttataatatatatatatatatatatatatatacatataatgtAGAAGAATAACGTGACAATTAATACTATGacaaaatatacaaattaaatgcttaataaaataatttgaacctcatataaataaatatattatttattttaatatttaattttttcttttttttacaaatattaatattaaaaattgaaaaataaaataaaaaaagaatataattttttatcataacatttacatatattcagtttattcttaatttttaccaaaatgtttataaaatattattaatattattatggtataagacaatatatatttggGTTATTTCATGaggttttttttttttttttaaattaagaataatttttaGATTTTTATTGAGATATTAAATCTgcaaattttttttttttttccgTTTATTAATTAGTTATATTTGATTccttatataaatatataaatgaataaatatatttattttttaaaatatattcagaaaatttattatgtatttaaaaattttgaGAACCAAATAgaatcatttttttttgattgcatgtttctttttttctttctttttttttttttttttataatgttAATGCTCTAAAAAGAGgttttatgtatattaaaataatacaacaagaaataatttcttttaaaaattaaaatatttaataaatatataatatattatatatttattttgtatacaatataatgaagaaaaagtataaaaaatacaaattaattttataataatgaaattattttttcatacaATATTAAgcaatataaatacatatattattatatatgacttttttttagatataattatataaaaaatgtaaatattcatatttctatatatgaatatatatttattaagaTCAGAATTttgaaattattattatataacaatatatttcatattttaaaaaagagatatattattaatataattatattgatTTTATAGAATTGTTTcgaatatattatatatatatatatatatatatttatgttatgaaaaatataattactTATTCATTATAAAATTGTGATTGTGT
It encodes the following:
- a CDS encoding acyl-CoA synthetase, producing MVENESFYEESKLCNYIDGGPKHDSFYNKDGLLLRNYSWIVKNAIGIIILVHGLYSHARLGFLRHNINIISNHEAVLNDSDNYYIYKDSWIEEFNKNGYSVYGLDMQGHGESDGYNDLKHHVNNFDDFVYDLLQYVMLINSSLSIEDEEVNTNIEDDEQNVNITIPPIYLIGFSMGGNIVLRALEILGKSKELQKRLNIKGCISLSPMISVNALGSIDSRQFNYFFKPLIKMVSCLFTLWRLPFMNKIRFPNNSYVNDIHFLDKVRFDKGMTFKLAYELLRGMQNLSDNINDIPEDISVYIIHSLKDCVCYYGDTVSFFDRLYNNNKELLSIDNVDHVIVMEPGNEEVLKKIISWLSEVQERENLIHIN